In Massilia antarctica, the following are encoded in one genomic region:
- a CDS encoding CHASE domain-containing protein, with product MRQAIKRTMAGSVGGYSGARLVWWAAGLSLSALVASVLYVGATRMVDGDARQRFDAFARSAQASLSTRIKSYSDLARAMSALFQSAEAPSRLQFHRYVQALGMAANYPAIEGVSFARQVSAAERDAFIASVRADRSVDPDGYPDFSIRPEGERAGYTVLTYIEPKAARAGKHMGQDIGADAAAAARLDQARDSGTVSASGVPVMTDGPRAHVALDMRMPVYRSGALLYTAQARRAAYIGSIGIDFSLPAMVGSALEEMPQRRLRLALYADGSLDPERRTLALGRLDRLLYNDHDKPAAGDGSHFDTVLPVDYNGNLWKAHFRIARADLYSRFDVLLAPLTFGIGFLVTLLAYAYFFTLYRTRRAAIEQRVLLDSVLNSIDAHVYMKDRERRYMYVNARTAEALGQPAEAIIGKRDTDVMTQELADFYWNQDARIFADGARHASQVEFTRPDGEVRQLWTVKVPVLLDGEVSAVIGLSTDVTELHQLKAQADAANQAKSNFLSNMSHEIRTPMNSIIGMSHLALKTVANPKQRDYLEKIHHSSQHLLGIINDILDFSKIEAGKLELEVLDFGLRALMQNICNQLGDAAANKHLDLDIEIDPRLAPQLRGDPLRLEQVLLNFASNAIKFSENGSIRVRALALDEGENDFVVRFEVVDAGIGMSEAEIADLFKSFHQADPSTTRKYGGTGLGLVISKQLAELMGGTVGVDSAPGHGSTFWFTARLGKALNFLPGDRDAIDPAVLEQLRGANILLVEDNIFSQQVGQELLEEAQATVVVANNGKEAIDLMLKERFDCVLMDVQMPVMDGFEATRMIRSDPRLRDALVIAMTANAGKDDQARCLEAGMNEFVTKPISPKLLFEVIARWLVTRPARNGRRRVAAPADQAPTRMSAAPVASSDADMLDMGALSLTFGANPVKMRKYAFMFLDSARDGLADVSEALDRGDLERLADLGHRIKASAKAVGAMRFAGLCQDLERLRDGATVDQARTLVASMYALLDQLNEHIAHELTESAS from the coding sequence ATGAGGCAAGCGATCAAGCGCACCATGGCAGGCAGCGTCGGCGGTTATTCCGGGGCGCGCCTTGTGTGGTGGGCCGCCGGGCTGTCGCTGTCGGCGCTGGTGGCGTCCGTGCTGTATGTGGGCGCCACCAGAATGGTCGACGGCGATGCGCGCCAGCGTTTCGATGCCTTTGCGCGCAGCGCGCAAGCTAGCCTGTCGACCCGCATCAAATCGTATTCCGACCTGGCGCGCGCCATGTCGGCCCTGTTCCAGAGCGCCGAGGCGCCCAGCCGCCTGCAGTTCCACCGCTACGTGCAGGCCTTGGGCATGGCGGCCAACTACCCGGCGATCGAAGGGGTCAGTTTCGCGCGCCAGGTGAGCGCGGCCGAGCGCGACGCCTTCATCGCCTCGGTGCGCGCCGACCGCAGCGTGGACCCGGACGGCTATCCCGACTTCAGCATCCGGCCCGAAGGTGAGCGGGCCGGCTACACGGTGCTCACATATATCGAACCGAAGGCCGCGCGCGCCGGCAAGCACATGGGCCAGGACATCGGTGCCGATGCCGCCGCCGCGGCGCGCCTGGACCAGGCGCGCGACAGCGGCACGGTCAGCGCCTCGGGCGTGCCGGTCATGACCGACGGACCGCGTGCGCACGTGGCGCTGGACATGCGCATGCCGGTGTACCGCAGCGGCGCGCTGCTTTACACCGCGCAGGCGCGCCGCGCCGCCTATATCGGCAGCATCGGTATCGACTTTTCGCTGCCGGCCATGGTCGGCAGCGCGCTGGAAGAAATGCCGCAGCGCCGTCTGAGGCTGGCGCTGTACGCCGACGGCAGCCTTGACCCCGAGCGGCGCACCCTGGCCCTGGGCCGGCTCGACCGCTTGCTGTACAACGATCACGACAAGCCGGCCGCCGGCGATGGCAGCCATTTCGACACCGTGCTGCCGGTCGACTACAACGGCAACCTGTGGAAGGCGCATTTCCGCATCGCCCGCGCGGACCTGTACAGCCGCTTCGACGTGCTGCTGGCGCCGCTCACGTTCGGCATCGGCTTCTTGGTCACCTTGCTGGCCTACGCTTACTTCTTTACCCTGTACCGCACGCGCCGGGCCGCCATCGAACAGCGCGTTCTGCTCGATTCGGTGTTGAACAGCATCGACGCGCACGTGTACATGAAGGACCGCGAGCGGCGCTACATGTATGTCAATGCGCGCACCGCCGAAGCGCTGGGCCAGCCGGCCGAAGCCATCATCGGCAAGCGCGATACCGACGTCATGACACAAGAACTGGCCGATTTCTACTGGAACCAGGATGCCAGGATCTTCGCCGACGGCGCGCGCCACGCCAGCCAGGTGGAATTCACCCGGCCCGATGGCGAGGTGCGCCAGCTGTGGACAGTCAAGGTGCCGGTGCTGCTCGACGGCGAGGTGAGCGCGGTGATCGGCCTGTCGACCGACGTGACCGAACTGCACCAGCTCAAGGCGCAGGCCGACGCCGCGAATCAGGCCAAGAGCAATTTCCTGTCGAATATGAGCCACGAGATCCGCACGCCGATGAACAGCATCATCGGCATGTCGCACCTGGCGCTCAAGACGGTGGCCAATCCGAAACAGCGCGACTACCTCGAGAAAATCCATCATTCGAGCCAGCACCTGCTTGGCATCATCAACGACATCCTCGATTTTTCCAAGATCGAGGCGGGCAAGCTCGAACTCGAAGTGCTCGACTTCGGCCTGCGCGCGCTGATGCAGAACATCTGCAACCAGCTTGGCGACGCCGCCGCCAACAAACACCTTGACCTCGACATCGAGATCGACCCGCGTCTGGCGCCGCAGTTGCGCGGCGACCCGCTGCGCCTGGAGCAGGTGCTGCTCAACTTTGCCTCGAACGCCATCAAGTTTTCGGAAAACGGCAGCATCCGCGTGCGCGCGCTGGCGCTCGACGAGGGCGAGAACGACTTCGTGGTGCGTTTCGAGGTCGTCGACGCCGGCATCGGCATGAGCGAGGCCGAAATCGCCGACCTGTTCAAGTCCTTCCACCAGGCCGACCCGTCGACCACGCGCAAATACGGCGGCACCGGCCTGGGGCTGGTGATCAGCAAGCAGCTGGCGGAGCTGATGGGCGGCACGGTCGGCGTCGACAGCGCACCGGGCCACGGCAGCACCTTCTGGTTCACTGCGCGCCTGGGCAAGGCGCTCAACTTCCTGCCGGGCGACCGCGACGCCATCGATCCGGCAGTGCTCGAGCAACTGCGCGGCGCCAATATCCTGCTGGTGGAAGACAATATCTTCAGCCAGCAGGTGGGCCAGGAGCTGCTCGAAGAAGCCCAGGCCACGGTGGTGGTGGCCAACAACGGCAAGGAAGCGATCGACCTGATGCTCAAGGAGCGCTTCGACTGCGTGCTGATGGACGTGCAGATGCCGGTGATGGACGGTTTCGAAGCGACCCGCATGATCCGCTCCGATCCGCGCCTGCGCGATGCGCTGGTGATCGCCATGACGGCCAACGCCGGCAAGGACGACCAGGCGCGCTGCCTGGAAGCGGGCATGAACGAATTCGTCACCAAGCCGATTTCGCCCAAGCTGCTGTTCGAGGTGATCGCCCGCTGGCTGGTCACGCGGCCGGCGCGCAACGGGCGGCGGCGCGTGGCGGCGCCGGCCGACCAGGCGCCGACCCGCATGTCGGCCGCGCCGGTGGCGTCGAGCGACGCCGACATGCTGGACATGGGCGCATTATCGCTGACCTTCGGCGCCAATCCGGTCAAGATGCGCAAGTACGCCTTCATGTTCCTCGACTCGGCGCGCGACGGCCTGGCTGACGTGAGCGAAGCGCTCGATCGCGGCGACCTGGAACGCCTGGCCGACCTGGGGCACCGCATCAAGGCATCGGCCAAGGCGGTGGGCGCGATGCGCTTCGCGGGCCTGTGCCAGGACCTGGAGCGCCTGCGCGACGGTGCCACGGTCGACCAGGCGCGCACCCTGGTGGCCAGCATGTACGCGCTGCTCGACCAGTTGAATGAGCATATTGCGCACGAACTCACCGAATCGGCCAGCTGA
- a CDS encoding putative bifunctional diguanylate cyclase/phosphodiesterase, with protein sequence MQIIPKVLLVNDDAASLLALESLLTGAAREQHYELLTASSGHDALRMVLTHDFAVILLDANMPGMDGFETAEAIHSHPRSGAVPIIFITAHYDDERHRLQAYGKGAADYLFTPVIPQVLQTKVAVFVDLTRKNLELQAKTRELSLLNQDLRVQRVQDLERINLALQQEVAERKLAEERAQALSIRDPLTNLVNRRSLIAQLEHAVAAADRHHGEFALLFLDLDRFKQINDSLGHEVGDELLRQVAARLLAAVRVSDVVARLGGDEFVVLLEGRGAAANAARVARKIEQAHTRPFEINGQRVATSTSIGIGLYPQDGNSAAQLMKNADTAMYHAKQHRRGSIEFFREELNARERERAQWVAELHAALERKEFELLFQPRATLPDGPVCAVEALLYWRHPRHGLIAASRFLPDVADRLLLEQVCEWMLGAACAEAALWRAQPLPMPRVVMAVDLALLQIRPELAARVLAHLRTCKLEAGWLELEIPEHLLLDTREGAGVLRQLKAAGVRLTVDDFGSAGAALARLRELPLDAMKIDAAFVRAIGLEGGTDMAAAIVHLGRALGLRVLAQGVHTEEQLAVLHSLGCDEFQGELLSPPLRAAAMRALLRDQRKTDQATSPTPHRAALSTPKKRGQSR encoded by the coding sequence GTGCAGATCATTCCGAAAGTTTTACTTGTCAACGATGATGCAGCCAGCCTGCTGGCGCTCGAAAGCCTGCTGACCGGGGCCGCGCGCGAGCAGCACTACGAACTGCTCACCGCCAGCTCCGGCCATGACGCGCTGCGCATGGTGCTGACCCACGACTTCGCCGTGATCCTGCTCGACGCCAACATGCCCGGCATGGATGGCTTCGAGACGGCCGAGGCCATCCATTCGCACCCGCGTTCGGGCGCGGTGCCGATCATTTTCATCACCGCCCACTACGACGACGAGCGCCACCGCCTGCAAGCCTACGGCAAGGGCGCGGCCGACTACCTGTTTACGCCGGTGATCCCGCAAGTGCTGCAAACCAAGGTGGCGGTATTCGTCGACCTGACCCGCAAGAACCTGGAGCTGCAGGCCAAGACGCGCGAACTGTCCTTGCTCAACCAGGACCTGCGGGTACAGCGCGTGCAGGATCTCGAACGCATCAACCTCGCCCTGCAACAGGAAGTGGCCGAGCGCAAGCTGGCCGAGGAACGCGCCCAGGCGCTGTCGATCCGCGACCCGCTGACCAACCTGGTGAACCGGCGCTCCTTGATCGCCCAGCTCGAACACGCGGTGGCCGCGGCCGACCGCCACCACGGCGAATTCGCGCTGCTGTTCCTCGACCTGGACCGCTTCAAGCAGATCAACGATTCGCTCGGCCATGAAGTGGGCGACGAATTGCTGCGCCAGGTGGCGGCGCGCCTGCTGGCGGCGGTGCGTGTATCGGACGTGGTGGCGCGCCTGGGCGGCGACGAATTCGTGGTGCTGCTCGAAGGCCGCGGCGCCGCCGCCAACGCGGCCCGGGTGGCGCGCAAGATCGAGCAGGCGCACACGCGCCCCTTCGAGATCAACGGCCAGAGAGTCGCCACCTCGACCAGTATCGGCATCGGCCTGTACCCGCAGGACGGCAACAGCGCCGCGCAACTGATGAAAAACGCCGACACCGCCATGTATCACGCCAAGCAGCACCGGCGAGGCAGCATCGAATTTTTCCGCGAAGAGCTCAACGCGCGCGAGCGCGAACGCGCCCAATGGGTGGCCGAACTGCACGCGGCGCTCGAACGCAAGGAATTCGAACTGCTGTTCCAGCCGCGCGCTACCCTGCCCGACGGCCCCGTGTGCGCGGTCGAAGCGTTGCTGTACTGGCGCCATCCGCGCCACGGCCTGATCGCGGCATCGCGCTTCCTGCCCGACGTGGCCGACCGCCTGCTGCTCGAACAGGTATGCGAATGGATGCTGGGCGCCGCCTGCGCCGAAGCCGCGCTGTGGCGCGCGCAGCCGCTGCCGATGCCGCGCGTGGTCATGGCGGTCGACCTGGCGCTGCTGCAAATCCGTCCCGAACTGGCCGCGCGCGTGCTGGCGCATCTGCGCACCTGCAAGCTGGAGGCGGGCTGGCTGGAACTCGAAATCCCCGAGCACCTGCTGCTCGACACGCGCGAGGGCGCCGGCGTGCTGCGCCAGCTGAAAGCGGCCGGGGTGCGCCTGACGGTCGACGACTTCGGCAGCGCCGGCGCGGCCCTGGCCAGGCTGCGCGAGCTGCCGCTCGACGCCATGAAGATCGATGCCGCTTTCGTGCGCGCCATCGGCCTCGAGGGCGGCACCGACATGGCGGCCGCCATCGTCCACCTCGGGCGCGCGCTCGGCCTGCGCGTGCTGGCCCAGGGCGTGCATACCGAAGAACAGCTGGCCGTGCTGCACTCGCTCGGCTGCGACGAATTCCAGGGCGAGCTGCTCAGCCCTCCCCTGCGCGCGGCTGCCATGCGGGCGCTGCTGCGCGACCAACGCAAGACCGACCAGGCAACGAGCCCGACTCCGCATCGGGCCGCCCTTTCAACTCCCAAAAAACGAGGACAAAGCCGATGA
- a CDS encoding acyl-homoserine-lactone synthase, translating into MALHIRIAARRDFKSRDLWEMHTLRAKVFKDRLGWEVPIMSGMEIDGYDALEPLYMMIREPGGGPLRGCWRLLPTEGPYMLKDSFAQLLHGQEAPQNARIWELSRFAIETDGNQHFGFSDITMESIGEIISHGHHAGLDQYVTVTTTAIERLLRRAGVLTTRFGDPVQIGVERAVALYIDIAGTYEAMFESRLAS; encoded by the coding sequence ATGGCTCTACATATTCGCATCGCCGCACGGCGCGACTTTAAATCCCGTGACCTGTGGGAGATGCACACACTGCGCGCCAAGGTCTTCAAAGACCGGCTCGGCTGGGAAGTCCCGATCATGAGCGGGATGGAGATCGATGGCTACGACGCCCTCGAACCGCTGTACATGATGATCCGCGAACCGGGTGGAGGGCCCTTGCGCGGCTGCTGGCGGCTGTTGCCGACCGAAGGCCCGTACATGCTCAAGGATTCATTTGCGCAACTCCTGCATGGCCAGGAAGCCCCTCAAAACGCCCGTATCTGGGAATTGTCGCGCTTTGCGATCGAAACCGACGGCAACCAGCATTTCGGCTTTTCCGACATCACCATGGAATCGATCGGGGAAATCATCAGCCACGGCCATCACGCCGGGCTGGACCAGTACGTGACGGTCACCACCACCGCCATCGAGCGCCTGCTGCGCCGCGCCGGGGTGCTCACCACCCGCTTCGGCGATCCGGTCCAGATCGGGGTCGAGCGCGCCGTGGCCCTGTATATCGACATTGCCGGCACCTATGAAGCGATGTTCGAGTCGCGCCTGGCGTCGTGA
- a CDS encoding helix-turn-helix transcriptional regulator has product MTLLKSDQENGWSSALFSLAYDQGFDQVLYGAVGSKHVKLETAFLHSNYAPAWRTRYDADKLHYVDPTVSHCLTSSLPIVWEPDTFHAPGQREMYEEACGYGIRSGITFPIHGPSGEFGVVSFASDAPPNGEFDSTISQLMPSLSLIRDYAFESSLKFVAPKPGAEPIPRLTKRELEVLNWVMVGKSSWEISKIVLCSEATVNFHIGNIRVKFNVNTRQQALVKAISLGIISPEDPHR; this is encoded by the coding sequence ATGACCTTGTTAAAAAGCGACCAGGAAAATGGTTGGAGTTCCGCCCTGTTTTCGCTTGCCTACGACCAGGGATTCGACCAGGTGCTGTACGGCGCCGTCGGTTCCAAGCATGTGAAGCTGGAAACAGCATTCTTGCACAGTAATTACGCGCCGGCGTGGCGCACGCGCTACGACGCCGACAAACTGCATTACGTCGATCCGACCGTCTCCCATTGCCTTACCAGCTCGCTTCCCATCGTGTGGGAACCCGATACTTTCCATGCCCCCGGGCAGCGCGAGATGTACGAGGAAGCCTGCGGCTACGGCATCCGTTCCGGCATCACCTTTCCCATCCACGGGCCGAGCGGCGAATTCGGCGTGGTCAGTTTCGCCTCGGACGCTCCGCCCAACGGCGAGTTCGACAGCACCATCAGCCAGCTGATGCCCTCGCTCTCCTTGATCCGCGACTACGCCTTCGAGTCCTCGCTCAAATTCGTCGCGCCCAAGCCGGGCGCCGAACCCATTCCGCGCCTGACCAAGCGCGAACTCGAAGTGCTCAACTGGGTGATGGTCGGCAAATCGTCATGGGAAATCTCGAAAATCGTGCTCTGCTCCGAGGCGACCGTGAATTTTCACATTGGAAATATCCGTGTAAAATTCAATGTCAACACCCGGCAGCAGGCACTGGTGAAGGCGATCAGCCTGGGCATCATCAGCCCGGAAGATCCCCATCGCTGA
- a CDS encoding helix-turn-helix domain-containing protein — protein MAQDFNYQTTAVAEQRGAVDHDSGAAQAGSTASTPHSELKRFRISKRESQEKFWGRFGVTQSSGSRFETGLGIPAPVAILVKLYVKGKLSDGDLPG, from the coding sequence ATGGCTCAGGATTTCAATTACCAGACGACGGCCGTGGCAGAGCAGCGCGGTGCGGTCGATCACGATAGCGGCGCTGCACAGGCAGGTTCCACGGCCAGCACGCCCCACAGCGAATTAAAACGCTTCAGAATCAGCAAACGCGAAAGCCAGGAAAAATTCTGGGGACGCTTCGGCGTGACCCAATCCAGCGGCAGCCGCTTCGAAACCGGCCTGGGCATCCCGGCGCCGGTGGCCATCCTGGTCAAGCTGTATGTCAAGGGTAAGCTCAGCGATGGGGATCTTCCGGGCTGA
- a CDS encoding prolyl oligopeptidase family serine peptidase yields MRHLIGEIISETADAAHAAELADDPYLWLEDITSAAALDWARARNAVCERELEGKPGFAALRERLGTILNDKARIPWVSEHAGHVYNFWRDSTHVRGLWRRTTLADYRNDAPHWDTVLDLDLLARDEHENWVWSGASFLPPAGARCLAFLSRGGGDAHVVREFDLGTRSFVADGFMLPEAKCSARWLDAGRLAVATDFGPGSMTASGYPRIVKEWRRGTPLAAAATLFEARAEDLSVSAYKVFTPGFEHEFVERQIGFYSSELFLRSSAGLTRIDKPDDANAYTVRDQLVIELRSDWQVGGRSWPQGALVATDFARFMQGKRDFSLLFTPSATSSLDGVAMTAGALLLTELDKVKNRIVELRHVQGQWQRREVTAPEFGALGLSALDAASSDQYFLTVSDFLTPTSLYLCQVGSDRRQALKAMPVFFSAKPYIVRQFEAVSKDGTRVPYFVVMDRKTRMDGNNPTVLYGYGGFEIAMKPFYSGVTGEAWLARGGVYVLANIRGGGEFGPRWHQAALKGQRQRAFDDFIAVAQDLIERKLSSPRHLGIMGGSNGGLLVGAAMTQRPDLFNAVVCQVPLLDMRRYHKLLAGASWMGEYGDPEVAAEWEYIARYSPYHNVFKDKRYPRMLLTTSTRDDRVHPGHARKMVALMEAQGHAVLYWENLEGGHAGAANNDQQARMWALTYTFLFEQLR; encoded by the coding sequence ATGCGACATTTGATTGGCGAAATCATATCGGAAACGGCAGACGCGGCGCACGCGGCTGAGCTTGCTGACGACCCGTATCTGTGGCTGGAAGACATCACTTCAGCCGCCGCACTCGACTGGGCGCGCGCACGCAATGCCGTGTGCGAACGCGAGCTCGAAGGCAAACCCGGTTTCGCGGCCCTGCGCGAGCGCCTCGGCACCATCCTCAATGACAAGGCGCGCATTCCCTGGGTCAGCGAACATGCCGGCCATGTCTATAATTTTTGGCGCGACTCCACCCATGTGCGCGGGCTGTGGCGGCGCACCACCCTGGCCGATTACCGCAACGACGCGCCGCACTGGGACACGGTGCTCGACCTCGACCTGCTGGCCCGCGACGAGCACGAAAACTGGGTCTGGTCCGGGGCCTCCTTCCTGCCCCCGGCCGGCGCGCGCTGCCTGGCCTTCCTGTCGCGCGGCGGCGGCGACGCCCATGTGGTGCGCGAATTCGACCTCGGCACGCGCAGCTTCGTGGCCGACGGCTTCATGCTCCCGGAAGCGAAATGCAGCGCGCGCTGGCTCGATGCCGGCCGCCTGGCGGTGGCCACCGATTTCGGTCCCGGCAGCATGACGGCGTCGGGCTATCCGCGCATCGTCAAGGAATGGCGGCGCGGCACCCCGCTGGCCGCCGCCGCCACCTTGTTCGAGGCGCGCGCGGAGGACTTGAGCGTGTCGGCGTACAAGGTGTTTACACCCGGTTTCGAGCACGAATTCGTGGAGCGCCAGATCGGCTTCTACAGCAGCGAACTGTTCCTGCGCAGCAGCGCCGGGCTCACCCGCATCGACAAGCCCGACGACGCCAATGCCTACACCGTGCGCGACCAGCTCGTCATCGAATTGCGCTCGGACTGGCAGGTGGGCGGACGCAGCTGGCCGCAGGGGGCGCTGGTGGCGACCGATTTCGCCCGCTTCATGCAGGGGAAACGCGATTTTTCCCTGTTGTTTACCCCGAGCGCCACCAGTTCGCTCGACGGCGTGGCCATGACGGCCGGCGCCCTGCTGCTGACCGAGCTGGACAAGGTGAAAAACCGCATCGTCGAACTGCGCCATGTGCAAGGCCAGTGGCAGCGGCGCGAGGTGACGGCGCCGGAGTTCGGCGCGCTGGGCCTGAGCGCGCTCGATGCGGCCAGCTCGGACCAGTATTTCCTCACCGTGAGCGACTTCCTCACCCCGACCAGCCTCTATCTTTGCCAGGTGGGCAGCGACCGGCGCCAGGCGCTCAAGGCGATGCCGGTGTTTTTTTCGGCCAAGCCCTACATTGTCAGGCAGTTCGAGGCGGTCTCGAAAGATGGCACCCGGGTGCCGTATTTCGTGGTCATGGACCGCAAAACCCGGATGGACGGCAACAATCCCACCGTGCTGTACGGGTACGGCGGCTTCGAGATCGCGATGAAGCCGTTTTACAGCGGCGTGACCGGGGAAGCCTGGCTGGCGCGCGGCGGCGTGTACGTGCTGGCCAATATCCGCGGCGGCGGCGAATTCGGGCCGCGCTGGCACCAGGCGGCGCTGAAGGGCCAGCGCCAGCGCGCTTTCGATGATTTTATCGCCGTGGCGCAGGATCTGATCGAGCGCAAGCTCAGCAGTCCACGGCATCTGGGCATCATGGGCGGCAGCAACGGCGGCTTGCTGGTGGGGGCGGCCATGACCCAGCGGCCGGACCTGTTCAACGCCGTCGTGTGCCAGGTGCCGCTGCTGGACATGCGCCGTTACCACAAGCTGCTGGCCGGGGCTTCGTGGATGGGCGAGTATGGCGACCCGGAGGTGGCGGCCGAGTGGGAATATATCGCGCGCTATTCGCCGTATCACAATGTGTTCAAGGACAAGCGCTATCCGCGCATGCTGCTGACCACCTCGACCCGCGACGACCGGGTGCACCCCGGGCATGCGCGCAAGATGGTGGCCCTGATGGAAGCCCAGGGGCACGCGGTGCTGTACTGGGAAAACCTGGAGGGCGGACACGCCGGGGCGGCGAACAACGATCAGCAAGCGCGGATGTGGGCGCTGACCTATACGTTTTTATTCGAGCAGTTGCGATAG